The Terriglobales bacterium DNA window GAATCTGCTTTTATGAAGGAGGCCGCCAACTCGTTACTAAAGGTGCTGGAAGAGCCTCCGGCATTCGCCACTCTGCTCATTGCGAGCACAAATCCGGGAGAGCTGCTTCCGACGATTCGGTCACGATGCGTGACCCTGAGGCTTGCACCCCTGCCTACCTCTGAGTTGGAGCAATATCTTGCGCAAGGGCGTCCAGACTGGAACAGCAAAACGCGGGCACTGGTAGCACGGCTGTGCGGCGGGGCGGTGGGCAAAGCGATCTGTTTTGATCTGGAGACGTATACCGCGGCGCGCAAAGATGCGCTGGTGCTCCTGAATTCGGCCGTTCACGCCGAGGATCACTCGCAGCTTTTTCGCACCACGGAAGACTACCGCGCGGGAGGAGAGGGGCGGGAAAAAACAGAGCAGTTGCTGCAAGCCGTGTACGGGGTGCTGGAGGATATCTTGTATTTGAAATCAGGAGCTTCGGCCCTGGTCCGAAATGTGGATATTGTCCCCGAACTGTCAGGTTTGGCCGGGCTGGTGGACTTTCAGTGGATCGTCAGCGCAAGCCATGGTCTGGACGAGGTCCATAGCGGGATGCGCCGTAATGTGTTGCGGTCGCTTTCCCTGGACGCATTCTCGACTGAACTGGAGCCGGAAACGGCCTGATCAGCCACAATTGCTGGGCAATTCCCACTGGAAAACCGGCAGGGAAGTTGGCCCATTGCCCCTGTGGAAGCAGTATGATACGGTAGCACGCAGACAAACCTGGCGCCGCAGCCCAGCAAACCATAGCAATCGTGGATTTTCCGAGTCTGTCGCCGCGGATCATTCCTCGAGGAGGCGTACCAACCAATGAAGGACGCCGTCGAATCTGCTAGCCCCGTTCGCAACGCTGAGCCGGAAAATTTCGGAAACCGCAAACTGATCCGGCCTTCACTCGCTCGCACCGAAAATCACAATCGCGCCGAGAACCACAACCGCCTTGAGGGTCCGCCCCGCGTGGAATCAGGAGGCGAGCGCCGGATGCGCCCTCCCACAGGTCCCAGGAAGGCTGCTCCGCCGGAGCAGACGCACGCGGAAAATTTCTATTATCAGAAACAAATGCAATCGAAGACCCCCATGGTCATGGTTCTGCGGGACGGAGAAGAGATCCACGGCATGATCGAGTGGTATGACAAGACTTGCATTAAAGTAACGCGAGACGGAGCACCGAACCTCCTTATTTACAAACCCAGCATCAAATACATGTACAAGGAATCCGAGGGCCCCATTTCCAAGAAGTGATGTGACTCCCATGCGGATCCGGATGTTTACTCGCCTGCTGCGAAGGGTTGAAAATTCTGGCCGAACTTTCCTGAACTGTCCACGAGGCAGCACTGGAGCTCCAGGAAACGCGCTGCTGCTGGTCAGCTATGTCCTGATCCTGACCGTGCCGCTGCTCGGCGAGGTGCCCATGGAGGCGCCTGTGGAGTCGCCGGTGGAAACGACAGTTCCTGCAGGCACGGTCTTGCCCGTGATGCTGAGGACCTCCATCAATTCCCGCAAGACCCAGCCTGGACAGAAGATCGTGGCCCGGGTCATGGAAGATGTTCGACTACCCGACGGACACAAGCTGCCTTCAGGCTCGAAACTCAGCGGACATGTGGTGTCGCTGGCGCCTCGTATGGGAGAGATACCCAGCAGCATCACCATTGAATTCGACCGGCTACACTTAAAGCATCATCAAGAAATTACGGTGGTGACGAGCCTGCGGGCGATTGCCTCGTTCATGGAAGTCAGTGACGCTTACGTTCCCATGTTCGGTCCCGAGCGCCTCAGTATCGCGGCTACATGGCAGCCGCGAAAGATTGGCAGC harbors:
- a CDS encoding DNA polymerase III subunit delta', whose protein sequence is MGFSDFHGNAETVAAIRQMLARDRFPHAVILAGPRGSGKFTLAQMIAKAMNCLEQPAGALPDFCGHCANCVQIGGADDLPARLAEAVEARENLREADRKDTRIFVQTHADVLIIPPDPPQMMVKVDQIRHLISAIYKRPAKARQAVYIFPESAFMKEAANSLLKVLEEPPAFATLLIASTNPGELLPTIRSRCVTLRLAPLPTSELEQYLAQGRPDWNSKTRALVARLCGGAVGKAICFDLETYTAARKDALVLLNSAVHAEDHSQLFRTTEDYRAGGEGREKTEQLLQAVYGVLEDILYLKSGASALVRNVDIVPELSGLAGLVDFQWIVSASHGLDEVHSGMRRNVLRSLSLDAFSTELEPETA
- a CDS encoding RNA chaperone Hfq codes for the protein MKDAVESASPVRNAEPENFGNRKLIRPSLARTENHNRAENHNRLEGPPRVESGGERRMRPPTGPRKAAPPEQTHAENFYYQKQMQSKTPMVMVLRDGEEIHGMIEWYDKTCIKVTRDGAPNLLIYKPSIKYMYKESEGPISKK